The Aspergillus nidulans FGSC A4 chromosome VIII genome contains the following window.
TGGTCGAGACTGTCTGCAGGTCTATCCGATAACTTGTAGGAAGTGCCGAGACCCAAAGCTGCAGTTGTCGCTCAAGAGTCCCTAGATATGACATGGAATTCGCTGGTGTTTGCCTCACGCAACATAACTCATTCAGAATGCACATTAGCGAGAGCAGACGGTTGAAAGTGCTGAGAGCATGGAGGGGCCCGCGTTGGAAAGAGCGGGATGATTCTATCGGGCGAAGTCCAGTCTGGTCTTCCCAAGGGTGCCATTCTTCCAAACCATCTTCATTTATTAACCCAACCTTTGTCAAGTCAGTCTTGCGCAGCGAAGGCAACAGGCCTAATTTAGCAGCAACTAGAGTCTCCAGCACAAAGCACCCTAGAAAAACATGTTTGGACCGTCCAGCGGTCTTCTCTACTCCCGTAGCATCGGAAGGATCATTTAACCCTAGACTCTGGGCAGACCTAACAGCCTGTCCTACAAGCATCCACGCTGCTGCGCAGTCCTGCTGGCCAAGCTTTATCAATGACAGGATTAAGAGCGCTTGAATATGGCCGAGCTGGTAGGTCCCACTCTCTGTTGGGATAAGACTCCGTGCTTTGGCATATAGTTGATCAGGATCAGGTCGGTCCTCTGGTAAGTCTGATAACTGGCGCGTAGTGGATATTGAGGTTTGTTGGATTGAGGCAAGTGCTAGAACAGCCCACAAGGCCGCGTTGTCCCCTGCGGCGGATGGAGAGTTGTATTGGTCATCGTCACCTTGGCGGAAAGCTGTTCGAAGAATATCGTGTTTTTCTAATATTGGGAACCAACATTGCGTGTAGGAAAAGTATATATCAAGTAAAGGCCAAGGGTTAGGAGGCAAGCGGTGTTCTTCTCGGGCAGAATTGGAAGCGATCACAGGCCGATCGTGGGATGATCCGTTAGTGGTAAGGTCTTCGATTTCTCCTAGGGGAATCGTTTGCGTGCCAGAGTCCCTGACGAGACGGGTTGTGGATGGCCTAGGCAGCCTCACTGGGGATGGCCCAGACGCTAACGGGCTTTGACTCGCAACCGCGATAGAATCTGGAAGCTGCCACTCAAGCGTCTCCGGAGAAAGCACACTGCTTTCTTCAGCATCCGCTGGGGAATCGATTTCTCCTCTCgcgcttctttcttggtCCCCTTCCGGTTGCTCGAGAAACGTCAAGAGACGTTCAATCTCTTTCAAGACAATGCTGTTTTTCCAAGACGAGAGCAGTGTATCAGACCCCTCCGACTCTTTCCCCATGGTTGCCAGGTGGCTGGGAATATTTGCCGCCCTCAATAATGTCCGGACGACCTCCTCACTGCCCTGTATCTTATTGAACACAAGCCCCCATAGCAACTCCAACGTGCGAATGTATCCAGTCGGGAGGCCGCGCTTCTTCGGATTGGCTCTGTAGGTACATGGTCGCGAAAGAGAGGCGCACGTCGAGCATATTGGTTGAGCTCCGTCGCATTTATCCTTCTTCGATCTGCAGCTATCGCAGGCTCGAGAGACTCGTTGGCGTTTTGGATTAGACGTAGGATCTTCGGCCGTGGCGGTCGGTCtgccatcctcgtcgaccgCATCGGTTAATCGCCGTTTCGACCTGGCGTTACCACCGGAGGTTTGGCGGGTATCGCTACTCATAGTCGATACAATGATGCGCTTAGGTGCTCGGAGCACATGCTCATCTTCGACACGGGAAGGGAGATGAATTCTTTTCCGGCGGCTGGTAACTGCTTCCCCGGAGTTTGAATGTGCAGGGCCCCGCCCTAGCTGGGGATCGCGGATATGTCCGACGATTAATCAACGGGAGCAAAGCGATTAAAATCCTTACTCGTCCAAGTCAGATACCATGCATGAAGTAATTGAATTAGATCATATGGATAAAAGCGATCATGTTGtgggagatggaagagagcGGAGAAGAGGAGTTGGGGAATTCGGCGGTATCGCTTACCCGCTACCATGACAATGAGAAACCTTTAGGCGTCCGCTCGAGCATGGGTTACTTACCTTGTGTCGTAAAAATCCTAAGTCAGGCTAGCCAGAGAGCTAGAACGCTTTTGCCCACCGGCACCCAGCTAAGGTAACGTGGACATGGACGGTAGAACTGGACGCTCAGCAAATGTTGGCCCCGACTGCAAGCCGGAGATTCCCCGCGGGGGAAGCATATCGATCCAATTGAATTCCGCATAAACCGTCACTTCAATTGGGAGGTTTTTTGCGGTGCTGGTTCGCTGGGGtaagaagaggaggatggccTACGGCAGTGGAAATCGGCATTTGGGTTGAGTGGTTAGCCGAGCGAGGCATCAAGGCACCGAGCGTCATAAACTACTTTACGGAGCACCTTGTTGAACGATGTGCGCGCCCATAGATTATGCTTGGACCAGGTCATCACTTCATTCTGCTAAGCTGATGGGAGGTGCAGGTGGGTCGAAATAACCAGCACTATGCCGAAGACGGACACCTCAGCCAGGGATTAGGCTTTGTTTAGACCTGGTTGATATTACTTGAGGTCCTTGGTCTGAGAGAGTTAAACAGCTACTCTTGGTTTCAAAAAAGCGATACTTATTCATCCGGGTAACTGCTTGGAGTAGGT
Protein-coding sequences here:
- a CDS encoding transcription factor qutA (transcript_id=CADANIAT00001495) is translated as MSSDTRQTSGGNARSKRRLTDAVDEDGRPTATAEDPTSNPKRQRVSRACDSCRSKKDKCDGAQPICSTCASLSRPCTYRANPKKRGLPTGYIRTLELLWGLVFNKIQGSEEVVRTLLRAANIPSHLATMGKESEGSDTLLSSWKNSIVLKEIERLLTFLEQPEGDQERSARGEIDSPADAEESSVLSPETLEWQLPDSIAVASQSPLASGPSPVRLPRPSTTRLVRDSGTQTIPLGEIEDLTTNGSSHDRPVIASNSAREEHRLPPNPWPLLDIYFSYTQCWFPILEKHDILRTAFRQGDDDQYNSPSAAGDNAALWAVLALASIQQTSISTTRQLSDLPEDRPDPDQLYAKARSLIPTESGTYQLGHIQALLILSLIKLGQQDCAAAWMLVGQAVRSAQSLGLNDPSDATGVEKTAGRSKHVFLGCFVLETLVAAKLGLLPSLRKTDLTKVGLINEDGLEEWHPWEDQTGLRPIESSRSFQRGPLHALSTFNRLLSLMCILNELCCVRQTPANSMSYLGTLERQLQLWVSALPTSYRIDLQTVSTKPASPHIFGLEMMYEAVATAISLQLAVQKNERNGLRRASEGSKRLVSLLQAYMETYSLSATCPTFGIALTLGLPLPCMKKTAPWAFEASHGINHKLQSFSAHLATVWIHNTGSQRRPRHATQQGTHPRSPMAISLPGNNMRLTNLIEESRTGNLSTTDSYLSPTWMRTSNDENAVLSLPTPASSLNIASGVETNPTSQQITHQHRSSVVGKPNSALIMSDLTTPFPASGHHYQQTYDDASLHFNSLADIESTSSAQRPRIAPDLDALFDELASLDGTDR